Proteins encoded together in one Pelagicoccus enzymogenes window:
- a CDS encoding fluoride efflux transporter FluC, with translation MDLKAILFVGLGSALGGSFRYLTVIWVDRKATGDFPFSVLVANVVGSFLIGLLLPLYSKFGWGKDEAVPLFLSFGLLGGYTTFSTFSLQTLKLLQGGYYGLAGLNAAGSFFACLLAVFCGWKLGQLFWG, from the coding sequence ATGGACTTGAAAGCTATCCTTTTTGTCGGTCTCGGCAGCGCCTTGGGGGGAAGCTTTCGTTACCTGACGGTGATTTGGGTGGATCGGAAGGCAACGGGTGATTTTCCCTTCAGCGTTTTGGTGGCCAATGTGGTCGGATCTTTTTTGATCGGACTGTTGCTCCCTTTGTATTCAAAGTTTGGATGGGGCAAGGACGAGGCGGTTCCGCTCTTCTTGTCCTTTGGTTTGCTGGGAGGCTATACGACGTTCTCCACGTTTTCGTTGCAGACGTTGAAGCTCTTGCAAGGCGGCTACTATGGACTTGCGGGATTGAACGCGGCTGGAAGTTTTTTCGCCTGCTTGCTGGCAGTGTTTTGCGGCTGGA
- a CDS encoding N-acetylmuramoyl-L-alanine amidase, with amino-acid sequence MHLSKRSGTLLSFGVAASFLLGGCQSTESGKAVEPEVSAMEEAPSDLLGEIPQEEDITKSREAELRELEEALAAETQPKSREPRTLAEQAKFYGAKATRLAETKQWRLSKGDRVLLLKEDSRFAELDGVKVILDAPLKRVRGSWLLGDSDRRIILNSAFGSSEAGGIGIGTIVLDPGHGGVHDGAKNERIGILEKELALDVSLRLKGHLESRGFKVVLTRYDDRHVELKDRPEIANGLKADLFLSVHFNAAGRPDPHGLETYLFTPAGYPSSSATEVGDDAVPHPANQRDQQNFELAYAIQKSMLARLGREDRGVKKGRWAVLKTLNCPGSLVECGFVSNDDEALLISTAGYRERVAQSLFEAILSYAGVESDS; translated from the coding sequence ATGCATCTTTCCAAACGAAGCGGCACGCTCCTATCATTCGGCGTTGCCGCTTCTTTTTTGTTAGGCGGCTGCCAGAGTACCGAATCTGGCAAAGCGGTAGAGCCGGAGGTGTCTGCGATGGAGGAGGCGCCGTCGGACCTGCTAGGAGAAATCCCGCAGGAGGAAGACATTACCAAGTCTCGTGAGGCGGAGCTTCGAGAGCTCGAGGAGGCATTGGCAGCGGAGACCCAACCTAAGTCCCGGGAACCGCGTACCTTGGCTGAACAGGCCAAGTTTTACGGCGCCAAAGCGACCCGGCTCGCGGAAACGAAACAGTGGCGGCTGAGCAAGGGGGATCGTGTATTGTTGCTCAAGGAGGACAGTCGATTCGCTGAGCTCGACGGCGTGAAGGTTATTTTGGACGCCCCTCTCAAGCGAGTGCGGGGCAGTTGGCTGCTCGGCGACAGCGACCGTCGGATCATTCTCAATTCCGCGTTTGGCTCCTCCGAAGCTGGCGGTATTGGCATCGGAACGATCGTCCTAGATCCGGGTCACGGCGGCGTGCATGATGGAGCAAAGAACGAGAGAATCGGGATCCTGGAAAAGGAGCTGGCTCTCGATGTTTCGCTTCGGCTGAAAGGGCACTTGGAGTCGCGTGGTTTCAAGGTCGTATTGACTCGCTATGACGATCGTCACGTTGAGTTGAAGGATCGCCCCGAGATTGCGAACGGTTTGAAGGCAGATCTTTTCTTGAGCGTGCACTTCAATGCAGCGGGCAGGCCCGATCCGCATGGATTGGAGACCTATCTTTTTACGCCGGCCGGGTATCCCAGCAGTTCGGCGACAGAGGTGGGTGACGACGCGGTTCCTCATCCGGCGAACCAGAGAGACCAGCAAAACTTCGAGTTGGCTTACGCCATTCAAAAGTCGATGCTGGCACGGCTGGGACGCGAGGACCGTGGCGTTAAGAAAGGGCGTTGGGCAGTGCTCAAAACTTTGAATTGCCCAGGCTCTCTCGTGGAGTGCGGATTTGTATCGAACGACGACGAGGCCCTTCTGATCAGTACGGCGGGCTACCGCGAGCGTGTTGCTCAGTCTCTTTTTGAGGCGATTCTAAGCTACGCGGGCGTGGAGTCGGACAGCTAG
- a CDS encoding HesB/IscA family protein has product MPEQHAIQLPEGVRQGDDRLIKLTDAAVAKVAKLAEKEPDKPFLRVGISGGGCNGLSYKMRFVENAKKGDILVDFGQAQVIVDSKSALYLKGTHLDYSNALISGGFKFSNPNATSSCSCGESFSV; this is encoded by the coding sequence GTGCCAGAACAACACGCAATTCAGTTGCCCGAGGGGGTTCGCCAAGGGGATGATCGCCTGATCAAGCTCACTGACGCCGCCGTCGCGAAAGTCGCCAAGCTTGCGGAGAAAGAGCCTGATAAGCCTTTTCTGCGAGTGGGAATTTCAGGAGGCGGCTGCAATGGGCTGTCCTACAAGATGCGATTTGTGGAAAACGCCAAGAAAGGCGATATCCTCGTCGATTTCGGCCAGGCTCAAGTCATCGTGGATAGCAAGAGCGCCTTGTACTTGAAGGGGACGCATCTCGACTATTCCAATGCCCTGATTTCCGGAGGATTCAAGTTCAGCAATCCGAACGCGACCTCCAGCTGCTCTTGCGGCGAGAGCTTCAGCGTTTAA
- the infC gene encoding translation initiation factor IF-3, with amino-acid sequence MPKPRGKRRPPRKLDPFAQIRRNHRIRVPKIRVVGPDGKQYGVMDTKEALEVAQGAGLDLVEVAAQARPPVCRIMDFGKYVYEQQKKSKDNKSTSSKVKEVKFRPRVEQHDYETKLRRAELFLSKGNKLKLTLSFRGREMSHTEIGFETIRRAIADLETMGHADNQPRLTGRNINVMVSPLPANKRKPKFLREDDDHDEIEASEHHDEDHSDDDVDDVADDASKE; translated from the coding sequence ATGCCAAAGCCACGAGGTAAGCGTAGACCCCCACGTAAATTAGACCCATTCGCCCAAATCAGGCGAAATCACCGAATTCGGGTTCCGAAAATCCGAGTCGTAGGACCGGACGGAAAGCAGTACGGTGTCATGGACACGAAAGAGGCTTTGGAGGTCGCTCAAGGAGCGGGACTCGATTTGGTCGAGGTTGCAGCCCAAGCCCGTCCCCCCGTCTGCCGTATCATGGACTTCGGCAAGTATGTTTACGAGCAGCAGAAGAAGTCCAAGGACAACAAGTCGACTTCGAGCAAGGTCAAGGAAGTGAAGTTCCGCCCACGGGTGGAGCAGCACGACTACGAGACCAAGCTGCGCCGCGCCGAGCTTTTCCTGTCGAAGGGCAACAAGTTGAAGCTTACGCTTTCCTTCCGCGGCCGCGAGATGTCGCACACGGAAATTGGTTTCGAAACCATTCGCCGCGCCATCGCTGACCTGGAAACCATGGGGCATGCGGACAACCAGCCGCGACTGACTGGCAGAAACATAAACGTAATGGTTTCGCCACTACCTGCGAACAAGCGTAAGCCCAAGTTCCTCCGCGAGGACGACGACCACGACGAAATCGAAGCATCCGAGCATCACGACGAGGATCACAGCGACGATGACGTTGACGATGTGGCGGACGACGCTTCCAAGGAGTAG